One stretch of Rattus norvegicus strain BN/NHsdMcwi chromosome 12, GRCr8, whole genome shotgun sequence DNA includes these proteins:
- the Cd209cl1 gene encoding CD209 antigen-like protein C, with amino-acid sequence MVMCQLLSCSEVPTSQEHDHEKQRIHQKLDQLKAKLDHLCRPCSWDWMFFQGNCYFFSTFQEKWKESVKACKDMGAQLVVIKSNDEQSFLQRTCKKKRNTWMGLSDRKEEGQWLWVDGSPLLFNFRNYWSAGEPNNQDNEDCAVFSDSGWNDITCSHEAFWVCKKPASPCSK; translated from the exons ATGGTCATGTGTCAGCTCCTGTCCT GTTCTGAGGTTCCTACATCCCAAGAGCATGATCATGAAAAGCAACGCATTCACCAGAAACTGGATCAGCTGAAGGCTAAACTGG ACCACCTGTGTCGTCCCTGCTCCTGGGACTGGATGTTCTTCCAAGGAAACTGTTATTTCTTCTCTACATTCCAAGAGAAATGGAAGGAATCTGTCAAGGCCTGCAAGGACATGGGGGCACAGCTAGTGGTCATAAAAAGTAATGACGAGCAG agCTTCCTCCAGAGGACTTGTAAGAAGAAACGCAATACCTGGATGGGGCTctcagacagaaaggaagaaggcCAATGGCTATGGGTGGATGGCTCACCGCTGC TTTTCAATTTCAGGAACTATTGGTCTGCAGGAGAACCCAACAACCAGGACAATGAAGATTGTGCAGTATTTTCAGATTCTGGATGGAATGATATCACATGTTCCCATGAGGCATTCTGGGTCTGCAAGAAGCCTGCATCGCCTTGCTCTAAGTAA